From Lagopus muta isolate bLagMut1 chromosome 12, bLagMut1 primary, whole genome shotgun sequence, one genomic window encodes:
- the LOC125699034 gene encoding adenylate cyclase, terminal-differentiation specific-like, whose protein sequence is MQCTEEQPCSCARSSMQHTADSSIVELQAPQEVAESSCGCACREMAVWLQMELSRWQQKQQVTLEQSLQHMHAAAHAKQELQKSQEQLQALKKQLKAQKEQNRTLQQSLEKQQEVLTATKAREMQSLQQLSRHKQTIHDLQQKAASSRKKMAELLEQVMAGTGQPHDAAGCHAAPSASAAGQSPERWPGVQLHLPVWPLPDPPFFMQVEEVASLKAELAQAQRKIDHNLPLLGRYEEERQQLHRELKKQQRAQAQSQQEARSFQEQLQKLSSQVQYWQELHQDTQQTLARREDELSVCNAEMDFKEEFIKAMRQAQAKNRWNYGPRAGGLQPEPQALLKDRSWPTGRAEVERPGHEWADCRDNTKGGGGGSGQSNEKQHHKIQQQVKQTAEFTGENQHLQDTPDSLHVENTYFTARTHVQYHNHEQMKALQGNDLTARALQNLAGLSLPGTHLQDEK, encoded by the exons ATGCAGTGCACAGAGGAACAGCCATGCTCTTGTGCAAGGAGTAgcatgcagcacacagctgacagcagcatAGTGGAGCTGCAAGCACCGCAGGAGGTAGCAGAAAGCAG TTGTGGCTGTGCTTGCAGGGAGATGGCAGTGTGGCTCCAGATGGAGCTGAGCCGgtggcagcagaagcagcaggtaaCTCTGGAGCAGTCACTGCAACACATGCATGCTGCTGCCCATGCCAAACAGGAACTACAGAAGAGCCAAGAACAACTCCAAGCCCTGAAGAAGCAG ctgaaggctCAGAAGGAGCAGAACCGGaccctgcagcagagcctggaaaagcagcaagagGTGCTGACAGCCACCAAGGCCAGGGAGATGCAAAGCTTGCAGCAGCTCAGTAGACACAAACAGACAATCCACGACctacagcagaaagcagcctcGAGCAGAAAGAAGATGGCAGAGCTGCTAGAGCAGGTGATGGCAGGAACAGGGCAACCACACGATGCAGCCGGCTGCCatgcagctccctctgcctcagctgcaggacagagcCCTGAGCGCTGGCCCGGGGTGCAGCTCCATCTTCCTGTCTGGCCACTCCCAGACCCGCCCTTTTTCATGCAGGTGGAGGAAGTGGCATCCCTGAAGGCAGAGCTGGCCCAAGCCCAGAGAAAGATAGACCACAATCTTCCACTCCTTGGTCGTTATGAGGAAGAGAGGCAACAGCTCCACAGGGAACTCAAGAAGCAACAGAGGGCCCAGGCGCAGAGCCAGCAGGAG GCCCGCTCCTTCCAGGAGCAGCTGCAAAAGCTGAGCAGCCAAGTTCAGTACTGGCAGGAGTTGCACCAGGACACTCAGCAAACTCTGGCTAGACGGGAAGATGAACTGTCTGTCTGCAACGCAGAGATGGATTTCAAGGAAGAATTCATCAAGGCCATGAGACAGGCTCAGGCCAAGAACAGATGGAACTACGGCCCAAGGGCAGGAGGATTGCAACCTGAGCCCCAGGCACTGCTGAAGGACAGATCCTGGCCTACAGGCAGGGCAGAGGTGGAAAGGCCAGGCCACGAGTGGGCTGACTGCAGAGACAACACCAAGGGAGGAGGCGGTGGCAGTGG GCAGTCAAATGAGAAACAACACCACAAGATCCAGCAGCAAGTCAAACAGACTGCAGAGTTCACAGGCGAAAACCA ACATCTTCAAGACACACCAGACAGCTTGCATGTGGAAAACACATACTTCACGGCTAGAACACACGTACAGTACCACAATCATGAGCAGATGAAG GCTCTACAGGGCAACGACCTGACTGCACGAGCCCTGCAGAACTTGGCAGGGCTGTCTCTGCCTGGAACTCACCTCCAGGATGAGAAGTGa